A genomic stretch from Clavelina lepadiformis chromosome 5, kaClaLepa1.1, whole genome shotgun sequence includes:
- the LOC143460855 gene encoding synaptogyrin-2-like — MDEGGAYGAGKAGEPFHPIEFLKRPRTILRLLSWVFAIIVFGCIVSESYDKKNECIFGQNDNACHYGVAIGIMGFIIVTVFFVVDLIFPSISSAEKRKKIVMADMFFSGVWTFLFFVGFCFLTNAWANRHAADPASSDYGADNARAAIAFLFFSILSWGGLTYIAVQAYRQGALSAFAPTYSDPAAESSAPYTSFPGAAEMSSPSSYQQGPFSQEGEKPSYQAPPY, encoded by the exons ATGGATGAAGGTGGTGCGTATGGTGCTGGAAAAGCCGGGGAGCCATTTCATCCGATCGAATTCTTAAAACGACCCCGAACCATCTTAAGACTCCTCAGTTGG gtcTTTGCAATTATTGTCTTTGGCTGCATCGTTTCAGAGTCGTATGACAAAAAGAATGAATGTATCTTTGGCCAG AACGACAACGCCTGTCATTATGGGGTCGCCATTGGGATCATGGGTTTCATCATCGTCACTGTGTTCTTCGTCGTTGATTTGATATTCCCAAGCATCAGTAGCGCAGAGAAGAGAAAGAAGATTGTGATGGCTGACATGTTCTTCTCAG GTGTCTGGACTTTTCTCTTCTTTGTTGGGTTTTGTTTCCTCACAAACGCGTGGGCTAATCGCCACGCTGCCGATCCCGCCAGCTCTGATTATGGGGCGGATAATGCCAGAGCTGCAATCGCCTTCTTattcttttcaattttatcttgg GGTGGGCTGACCTACATTGCAGTACAAGCTTACAGACAGGGTGCTTTGTCTGCATTTGCTCCGACCTACTCAGATCCAGCTGCAGAGAGTAGCGCCCCCTACACCTCGTTCCCGGGAGCAGCTGAGATGTCTTCGCCATCCTCGTATCAACAA GGCCCGTTTTCACAGGAAGGTGAAAAACCAAGCTACCAAGCTCCTCCTTACTAG